ATCAGCTTGTTGATGTCGTCAGTCTTGACGATGAGATGCTGTGTCTCGCTACCTCCGTAGAGGACTACAGGTACGAGCCCCTCACGACGGAGCCCCTTGGTAGCTTTCTTGCCGAGCTGGTCGGCCTTGCGCACGGTGGCGCTGAGATTAAAATGCTTCATTAGTACAAATAGTTAGTGTTACTCAAAATTAGTCTCGCTAATCTCCCATTACACTGTGGTGCACTACTCAGAGCCTCTGTGACGGGTGTCAGACAGTCGCATCAGACGCCTCGTCGGCTCCGTTAGAGACCAAAGATCCCCATCACGCAAGAGGGGGTGTACAATTGGATTCATAGGAAAACCGTCCGCAAAGGTACGAATATTCTACCAATCAGCGACAAAGAATTTCAGATCATCGATCGCGCAACTAGAGACTGTTGCAAAAGTCAACAGTCTCACAATCTAGATTGTCCTGACTTTGCAGAAAGGATGAAGCGCAAGGCGCTGAGGGTGAGGTCTGAAGGGAGCATACCTCCGTATGTGACCGAAGCCGAATCCCGAAAGCAACACAGCGATTCGCCTTTATGCAACGTCTCAACTAGTTATTAGATAAGATTTTTGTACCTTTGCGCCATTGTACAGAGTAACTATACATACAGTTTTACCTATTAAATCACCACAACTTACTAAATGAGTAACAATCCAACAGATCGTATCCAGCCACTCGCAGACTTCGACTGGTCTGGCTACGCACAGGACACTGACATCTCTCCAGAGATGCGCAAAGAGCGCGAGGCGATTTATGACAAGACTCTGACGACGATCAAAGAAAACGAGGTCGTCATGGGTAAGGTCATGTCTATCAGCAAGCGCGAGGTACTAGTCAACATCGGCTACAAGAGTGCAGGTATCATCTCTGCCAACGAGTTTAACTACAACAAGGATCTCAAGGTCGGCGACGAGGTTGAGGTACTTGTCGAGAGCAAGGAGGATCGCTTCGGTCAGCTACAGCTCTCTCACCGCAAGGCGCGTGCAGCTCGTGCTTGGGAGAAGATCGCAGCTGCTCAGGAGAACGACGAGGTCATCCTGGGCTACATCAAGAGCCGTGTCAACGGCGGTATGATCGTCGATATCTTTGGCGTCGAGGCATTCCTACCTGGCTCACAGATCGACGTACGTCCTATCAAGGACTACGACGCATTTGTCGACAAGACGATGGAGTTCAAGATCGTCAAGGTCAACCCCGAGTATCGCAACGTAGTCGTATCGCACAAGGTCCTCATCGAGGCAGAGCTCGAGCAGCAGAAGAAGGAGATCATCTCCAAGCTCGAGAAGGGTCAAGTCCTCGAGGGTGTCGTCAAGGGTATCACCTCTTATGGTGCCTTCGTCGACCTCGGTGGCGTAGACGGTCTGATACATATTACCGACCTCTCTTGGGGTCGTATCGGAGATCCCTCTGAGGTGGTCTCTATCGATGAGAAGATCAACGTGGTCATCCTCGACTTTGATGAGGAGAAGACACGTATCGCTCTCGGTCTCAAGCAGCTTATGCCACATCCATGGGATGCCCTCGATCCTAACCTTAAGGAGGGTGACATCATCCATGGCCGTGTCGTCGTCATCACTGACTACGGCGCATTTGTAGAGGTGATCCCAGGTGTCGAGGGACTGATCCACGTCAGCGAGATGTCCTGGACGCAGCACCTACGCAGTGCTCAGGAGTTCCTCACCGTAGGTCAGGAGGTAGACGCTGTCGTCCTCATGCTCGACCGCGAGGATCGCAAGATGAGCCTCGGTCTCAAGCAGCTCAAGCCCGATCCATGGGAGACCATCGAGCAGCGCTTCCCCGTTGGGTCTAACCACGAGGCGCGCGTACGCAACTTCACCAACTACGGTGTCTTCGTTGAGCTCGACGAGGGTATCGATGGCCTGATCCACATCAGCGACCTCTCTTGGACGCGCAAGGTCAAGCACCCCAACGAGTTTGTCAAGGTTGGTCAGATGATCGAGGTACAGGTACTGGAGATCGACAAGGAGAATCGTCGTCTCAGCCTGGGTCACAAGCAGGTTACGGAGAATCCTTGGGACGAGTTCGCTAAGGAGTTCACCATCGGCTCTATCCACGAGGGTACAGTCGTTCGTATGAACGAGAAGGGTGCCACCATCGCACTACCTTACGGTGTCGAGGCATTTGCTACGCCTAAGCACCTCATCAAGGAGGACGGCACTAGCGTCGCTGTAGACGAGAAGCTCCCCTTCAAGATCCTCGACTTCAACCCCGAGATGCAGCGTATCATCGTCTCTCACAGCCGTATCCACGAGGATGCTGAGCGTGCAGAGCGTCGTCAGGCTGCTACAGAAGAGCGCAACCAGCAGGTACGTGACGCTGCCGCTGTCGCTGCTACACAGCAGAGCGTAGAGCGTGCTACCCTAGGAGACCTTGACGAGCTAGCTGCTCTCAAGGAGCGTCTAGAGAGCGCTGAGTAATAGATAGTGGAGGACCTGAGCGGTGCTTAGCACCCTCTGACCCTATCCATAATAAATAACGAAGAGAGGTGATGACCCGTCGGGACGTCACCTCTCTTCATATCTAGTATGTACTGATCTAAGGAAGTCTGACGCCGCTGGCTTATTACAATAATTTAAAGTCGACTACATATCAATACGGTGTCTTGTCGGGGAAAAGTGATTTCCACGTGGATATTTCAAAATCTCCACGTGGAGAATAAAAAATTCTTCGGAGGAATGAAATGAAACTTCGGAGGAATGAAATGAAACTTCGGAAGAAATGAATCGCCTCCACGTGGAAAATAAAAAACATCCACGTGGAGATTTGAGATTTCCCACGTGGATATTCGAGAAAGGAGGGGATCGGACGAATTTCCCCGTAAAGATATGTAAATAGAAATTAGAGGTTAGAGATTAGAAGTTAGAGATTAGAGGTCCGATCACTCTGATAGCTCAGATGGTTCCGATAGCTAACAGCCAACAGCCAAGAGCTAACAGCCAATCCATGGTTGACACATTATTATATATAGTGCACACATCTATTCCCTCGCTGGTCGCTAATGGGTAGCTTCTGACAGAGCGATTATAGAGACTGTTGCATAAAGGCGAATCGCTGTGTTGCTTTCGGGATTCGGCTTCGGTCACATACGGATGTATGCCCCCTCAGACCTCACTCTCAGCGTCTTGCGCTTCATCCTTTCTGCAAAGTCTAGACAATCTTGCAAGCGAGATTGTGAAACTGTTGACTTTTGCAATAGTCTCATTATAATGCGTCAGCCTGAATAAAAGCTTCGGTTTTGACCGCTATCTCAAAAGTTGTTTGTATATTTGCCACTACTACTAGTGACTATATGCTTATGAAGCAACTACTACATACTCTATATACCCTCGTCGTTTGCGCTCTACTACTGCCTTGTGGGGCATTCGCTAGTGATCAGTGCGTAGCCGCCGAGCAGCTCTCCGACCAGCCTCTCACCATGGTGACAGCGCAAGCCTTAGGCATCGACCAGTCTGCCCCTCAGGTAGAGGTGCGTGACGGGTCTATCATACCGCTCTGCGAGTATGAGCAGATGCAGGTCTTTAATGTCATGGGACAGGAGGTACGCAACGAGCATTTGCCGTCAGGTGTATACCTCGTGCGTCTTGTCGTGCAGGGAGAGACCTATACACTCAAAGTGGTCATACGCTAATCCGACTACTAAAGCTATTCATGTAGCCCACTCGTCGAGAGCTATCCGCGTCGTGCTGTGCTATCGTTAGCCAGACTCACGTGGAGGATAGCTCTCTTGTAATATATCCTATCCTATGCTTGATCAAATCCAGCAACTTCAATCAGCACTCTCCAACCTCGCAGCCTCTACACCCGAAGAGGCCGAGCAACTACGCATAGCTTATCTAGGTAAAAAAGGACGCATCACCCAGCTCTTTGAGGCCTTTCGTCAGCTTCCCCCCGAGGAGAAGCGACAGCTAGGAGCAACACTCAATGAGCTCAAACAAGAAGCCTCCGCACGCATCAAGGAGCTCCTATCCTCTGTTGCGACGCAGTCGGTGCAGCAGACGATCGATCTGACCCGTCCCGCCGTACCTTATCCACAAGGCTCGCGTCACCCGCTCACGCTCATACAGGAGGAGATCTGTAACATCTTCGAGCGGATGGGCTTTAGCATAGCTGAGGGACCTGAGGTGGAGGATGACTGGCACGTCTTTGAGGCGCTCAACTTCCCGCCAGACCATCCCGCACGAGACATGCAGGACACCTTCTTTGTGGATCACAAGAGCAATATACTCCTCCGCACCCACACCTCCTCCGTGCAGACGCGTGTCATGAAGAGCCAAGAGCCGCCTATACGCGTCCTCTGCCCTGGGCGAGTCTATCGCAACGAGGCTATCTCGGCGCGTGCTCACTGCTTCTTTCACCAGATCGAGGGTCTATACATCGACCGCAACGTGAGCTATGCCGATCTTCGAGAGGCTTTGCTCTTCTTCGCTCAGTCGCTCTTTGGTGCCGATACGCAGATACGCTTGCGCCCCTCCTACTTCCCCTTTACTGAGCCGAGTGCGGAGATGGATATCTCGTGCGGCTTGTGCCATGGCGAGGGGTGTGGTTTCTGCAAGCATACTGGATGGGTCGAGATCTTGGGCTGCGGTATGGTCGATCCTAACGTGCTGGAGAACTGTGGCATCGATAGCTCCGTCTATAGTGGCTACGCCTTCGGACTAGGTGTGGAGCGCATTGCCAACCTCAAGTACAATGTCAAGGATCTGCGCTACTTCTCGGAAAACAACCTAGACTTCCTCTCGCAGTTTACCGCACACACTACACCACTCTAAAGGCTGCTCAACGACGTGACGCTCGACGAACGCTACCGCCTGGCACTGGAGGGGCTTGCACAGCTCTATCCCGATGCCGATACGGAGCTTATCTACCACGACCCCTTCAGTCTACTCGTAGCGGTCGTGCTCTCGGCACAGTGCACCGACAAGCGGGTCAATATGGTGACGCCGCAGCTTATGGCGCACTACCCGACGCCCGAAGCGATGGCGCGCGCCTCGGTCGATGATCTGTTAGCCTTCATGGGGAGCGTCAGCTATCCAAACAATAAGGCGAAGCACCTCATCGGGCTCTCCGAGCGGATCGTCCAGGAGCATCACGGCATCGTTCCCTCAACGCGCGAAGAGCTAGAGGCGCTCCCAGGCGTAGGACGCAAGAGTGCTAGCGTGATGCTAGCCGTCTGCTTTGAGACGCCAGCGATGCCGGTCGATACACACGTCTTCCGTGTAGCTAAGCGCATCGGGCTTGCCTCCTCACATGCTACGACGCCCTTAGCGGTCGAGCAAGCACTCGTCAAGCGCATCCCACAGGCACAACTCATACGTGCGCATCATCAGCTCATCTTGCTGGGACGCTACATCTGCAAGGCGCGCAAGCCACTCTGTGCAGAGTGTACCCTCCACAACTGCTGTCGCCACTATGCCACAGCCTCCCAAAAGCAATAAGCACATACATAAGTAGCCCACAGGCAACTCCATCGCATACCCTGAGAAGAGCGAGGCCTTATAGTCTCTGCTCCATAGAGACTGTTGACTTTTGCAACAGTCTCACATAACCTTTGTACGCCCTATCTGCTAGGGGTTCATAAACTACGAGGGAGACCTCCGCTACTATGTGGGAGTCTCCCTCGTGATATATTACAGTGCTGTGTCTCCTATTAGGAGACTGTTGATTTTTGCAACAGTCTCATTAGGAGCGTCGCGCTGTGGCCCTAGTGGACCATCGGTTTACTCTTACTTGACGATGCGCGTCGTGTAGTTGCCGACGAGGACAATGTAGCTACCAGCAGGTAGTGCGCTGATGTCGAGCGCATGCTCTGTGCTAGCGAGGAGTAGCTGACCTGTGTAGTCGTAGAGACGTACCTCAGCACCCTCAGCAGCACCAGCTATCTCGAGGCGTGTACCGCCGTTGGTCACGTAAGCGACGAGCTGGTTCTGTGTCGGCTGCTCGACAGCCACAGAGAGCCTAAAGGTTACCTTGACCTTGGTGTCCTTGTTGAGGTCGAAGTAGTAGTAGCCTGTTTCTGGTGTAGGGATGGTCTCATCATCGACAAACCACTCGTCTATCTCGTAGCCTTCATCTGGCGTAGCTATCACCTTGATCGTGGTACCAGCGGGTACCTTAGCACCACTCTCGATAGTCTCTTGGTCTACCATAGCTGTGACAGCACCACCCTTACTAGCTTCTAGGGTGATGGTGTAGTCGACTGCTGGAGCAGCCTTCTTGGAGAAGACTGCATGTATATCAGCATCCTTGTCAGCCTTAAAGGTATAGACAAAGCCATCCTCTGAGAGTGCCTCTGCAGGTACAGGCTGGCCATTGTTTGTGAAGACCACCTGATAGTCTCCACTTATGGTGAACTTCGCCTTTACCGTGACGTCACTGCCTAGCGGGATGCGCTTCTCGTTAAAGATCATTAGCGGGTTGCCCGAACCTTTTGGCTCAACGTAGGTAGTCTCAAGGGAGCATCCCATCGGTCCCTCGGAGCTAACCTTTATGAGAGCTGTGGTCTTTTTCTGGGTCTCGGCAAATACCATCGCAAAGCCATCTACTGTGAAGGTGTAAGGGTTCTTGCCCTCAGAGCCTGGGATGAGCTTATAGTCAGCATCAAGCCAATCCTTGACTTCGTAGCCTTCCTCAGGCGTTACGGTCAGTACGACTTTTGCGCCAGCAGCAATGTTATCGCCATTTTCGAAGGGCTTACCATCTGCTGTACCAGTGATCGTAGCATGCTTATCGCAATCGTAGTAGATGTAAAAGCCTATGGCACCCTCTGTGAAGATAACCTTGATATTAGCTGGCTCCTC
The sequence above is a segment of the Porphyromonas vaginalis genome. Coding sequences within it:
- the rpsA gene encoding 30S ribosomal protein S1; amino-acid sequence: MSNNPTDRIQPLADFDWSGYAQDTDISPEMRKEREAIYDKTLTTIKENEVVMGKVMSISKREVLVNIGYKSAGIISANEFNYNKDLKVGDEVEVLVESKEDRFGQLQLSHRKARAARAWEKIAAAQENDEVILGYIKSRVNGGMIVDIFGVEAFLPGSQIDVRPIKDYDAFVDKTMEFKIVKVNPEYRNVVVSHKVLIEAELEQQKKEIISKLEKGQVLEGVVKGITSYGAFVDLGGVDGLIHITDLSWGRIGDPSEVVSIDEKINVVILDFDEEKTRIALGLKQLMPHPWDALDPNLKEGDIIHGRVVVITDYGAFVEVIPGVEGLIHVSEMSWTQHLRSAQEFLTVGQEVDAVVLMLDREDRKMSLGLKQLKPDPWETIEQRFPVGSNHEARVRNFTNYGVFVELDEGIDGLIHISDLSWTRKVKHPNEFVKVGQMIEVQVLEIDKENRRLSLGHKQVTENPWDEFAKEFTIGSIHEGTVVRMNEKGATIALPYGVEAFATPKHLIKEDGTSVAVDEKLPFKILDFNPEMQRIIVSHSRIHEDAERAERRQAATEERNQQVRDAAAVAATQQSVERATLGDLDELAALKERLESAE
- a CDS encoding T9SS type A sorting domain-containing protein codes for the protein MKQLLHTLYTLVVCALLLPCGAFASDQCVAAEQLSDQPLTMVTAQALGIDQSAPQVEVRDGSIIPLCEYEQMQVFNVMGQEVRNEHLPSGVYLVRLVVQGETYTLKVVIR
- the pheS gene encoding phenylalanine--tRNA ligase subunit alpha; this translates as MLDQIQQLQSALSNLAASTPEEAEQLRIAYLGKKGRITQLFEAFRQLPPEEKRQLGATLNELKQEASARIKELLSSVATQSVQQTIDLTRPAVPYPQGSRHPLTLIQEEICNIFERMGFSIAEGPEVEDDWHVFEALNFPPDHPARDMQDTFFVDHKSNILLRTHTSSVQTRVMKSQEPPIRVLCPGRVYRNEAISARAHCFFHQIEGLYIDRNVSYADLREALLFFAQSLFGADTQIRLRPSYFPFTEPSAEMDISCGLCHGEGCGFCKHTGWVEILGCGMVDPNVLENCGIDSSVYSGYAFGLGVERIANLKYNVKDLRYFSENNLDFLSQFTAHTTPL
- the nth gene encoding endonuclease III, with translation MTLDERYRLALEGLAQLYPDADTELIYHDPFSLLVAVVLSAQCTDKRVNMVTPQLMAHYPTPEAMARASVDDLLAFMGSVSYPNNKAKHLIGLSERIVQEHHGIVPSTREELEALPGVGRKSASVMLAVCFETPAMPVDTHVFRVAKRIGLASSHATTPLAVEQALVKRIPQAQLIRAHHQLILLGRYICKARKPLCAECTLHNCCRHYATASQKQ